Below is a genomic region from Pseudochaenichthys georgianus chromosome 13, fPseGeo1.2, whole genome shotgun sequence.
CTCTGTTCCTATTGGACGTCTCCCGCAGCATCACTCCATTCTGTCGCTGCCATCTCCGTTGATTTGCACAACACATTCCTTGTTCAAAGGCTCCTTTGAGTGGGTCGTTTCAAAGTGCTGGGTGCTCACCATGTATCTCCCCCGAGCATCCAGCCCCAAGGCGGGCACAAAGCAACGGTCAAACAGGATTTCTTGGCGCAGGTAGGAGGTCCTCTTCTGGCAGGAGTCACCAGTTCCCTCCTGCAAGGCTGATAGGAAGACCACCAACTCAAAATGGTTGGAAGTGCCCTCACACAGGGCAGGATAGAGGGGGCTCCGGCGGTCCAGGGGGTGGTAAAAGGTGAGTGGGAAGATGAAGAAGGGACAGGGCTGCTGGCCTAGATGATCCAAGTGGAAGTCCAGAGAGGTTTGGTGCAGGGCCTGACCTTCATGCTCCTCGTAGAGCACGGCGCACACTCTTACGTCCATTAGAGGTCGCTGCAGCAGGTTGCTGGCTCGTAGCATGAGGCACGTCTGGCCCTGGTGTTGGCCCACCACCACCTGGGGGCTGAACTGGATGGCTCCTGCTCGCTTCTGGGGACGCGCAATCTTAGCTACAAATGCACctgaaagttaaaaaaaatattttttaacaaTTAGAATGCTTGTCTCAAAAAGCACAAGATACATTAACAGCAGAGAttatactttaaaatgttctagAGGCTCAAAAGAGGCACCAAATTAaggaaatgtaaataataatatgGTTTGCCATTGGTTTTGTTTCGTTGGCTGCATTGTGTCCCTGCCACAGCTATAGGCCCACATGGGTGGGTATTAGTGTAAAAATATGATAACTAATGGGGCAAGATTGAATATAAGTGGAGGCCTTGTAGGCTGTAGACTAGAGTGGTCAGTATGCTTCCAACAAAATATGTCATACCATcttataaaaataattaaatgctCAAATATCCCCATGATGTAAGGTTTTCTGTCCAGCCTTTAAGTAATCAATGAAAATGCTTTATCTTTCAGATTATTAGTTTGTCTCAAGCTTACTGAAACcttactaaccctaaccctggtcTCCCCCACCCGGTATGGCTAAGAAAGTCCAATTGTTAACTTCATTTATTAAACCAGCAGCCCCTAATAATGCAGTATTACATCTGGTGAAAGAAAACACACAATTCTGGATGAACCGTAACCTGGACATCCTCCTACAACATTACACTAACATCCTCCAGGACCTCAGTCTCAGCCTGGCTCCCTTTAGCAGGGACTCATATGACACAGCCCGTCAACGTTATAATTAGaaactcacctcttcatctATTGCTACCTTACACTCCCTGTTAAACCCTTCAGACCCCCACACTCCTACCCCTCCTTTGGACATTTCTAACCCTCTTTCTTTTCCACCACTGCCACAGCGACCTGAACCCCCTCGGTTATTCCGTTCCACCCCCCGTAGCCTTCCCTTCAGGTATCACCACTAtcccctctcttcctcctctaTCACTCCCTCCCCGGCCCATTAATCATCACCCTCATCTTCATTTGACATGGACCCCCCCACCAACCTTGGAACTTGCCTGCCCCCCCTTAGTTATATCTAACACGGGCCCCTCCACCACCCAGTggaccgaccccccccccccccccctttcagtCACACCTGCCTCTCCACCAATTAGTGGATCTGGCTGTCCCCCTTTAACCTTACTTGTCCCCCTCCCTAGCCAACTCTATCCTACCCTGGCAAGACCCACCAAACGTCTTAGAGTCATTTTAAGACCATTAGCTCTTGACTCTAACGGGAACCCCATCACCCCAGGACTTACAGGGCTCCCCCAACCCACTAGTGGACCGGGCCTCCCCCCTCCAGTACCTGCCGTTTCAATAAATAGCCTTAACCTCACCTGCTGCCCCCCCTACCCAGAAAGAGTTGACTGGTATGGCTTACCCGACCTAATAGTATAACGGGCTTTCCCCTATTAGTACCTGAATATCCACAAATCATTGGATCTGGCTATCCTCCCTTAACCTCACCTGTTGCCCTACCCAGTAAGTGCTATCACACCCCGGCAGCACCCATCAAGTGCAGATACACCAGGCGCAGAGCTCTCAGTCCCATGTCACTCTTCCCCTCTCCAATATAACCTCTCTTTTCCCGCTCACCTAATCTTAACTTTCCAAACCTTAATCCCTCCAACCTCTCCCTTCTCTCTATCCAAACCCTAACCATTCCCTACCTGCTTACCTAATCTTAAACCCTTTCCACCCTTTGAACCTGTTGGACCCTCCCCACCCTGTCTACTTCTCTCCCTGCCATCATATTTGACATCCATATTTAAACCGCCTCTTTCATTCCTTCCCTCCCTTCTGGTGTAGTATTTGAATTCCcatgtgaaaaacaggacaacaTTACCCCTTAAAAGTCTAAACACAACATGTATTACAGCATTGGTTTTAATGATGAAAAGACATGTGCAGCATGTGCCCGTGCCTCTCCCCTGTCACCACTAGATGGTGACAGGGGACCCTTATTTCTTACCTAACCCCTTCGGAGCGCTGCGCTTTTCCCCTAACCTAACCCTGCCAGCGCCTCGGGGACTGACTCCCccagtttttttattattattttttttaatttccctTATTTCATAACAGGGCTTTTACAAATATGTTATGTATTTCCTTGGGGTTTTTAGAAGGTTATCCCAGAGAGCTAGTGCCCCACACAAAGCTCCCCTAACCTAACCCATACACCTTAAATCCCCAATTTCTAGAACTGTCCTCGTGATGAACTGGGTAGAGCTTGAAGAGGTTTACATACCAAACATTCTTCCATTCATTACCGTCTGTACACTGCAAGATCACATTTCT
It encodes:
- the kcnj13 gene encoding inward rectifier potassium channel 13; this encodes MTTKSNSSVLVGKPSSSPLLATPTRQRLVTKDGHCALRPPMCSPGSWRRALSRAWVLALQDLWGLLVGLRWRWVLMAFCASFLAHWLLFACLWYLLAHLNGDLAVLDHDAPPLGHVVCVKHITSFTAAFSFSLETQLTIGYGTMFPSGDCPSAIALLAVQMLLGLMLEAFITGAFVAKIARPQKRAGAIQFSPQVVVGQHQGQTCLMLRASNLLQRPLMDVRVCAVLYEEHEGQALHQTSLDFHLDHLGQQPCPFFIFPLTFYHPLDRRSPLYPALCEGTSNHFELVVFLSALQEGTGDSCQKRTSYLRQEILFDRCFVPALGLDARGRYMVSTQHFETTHSKEPLNKECVVQINGDGSDRME